The Phyllopteryx taeniolatus isolate TA_2022b chromosome 11, UOR_Ptae_1.2, whole genome shotgun sequence genome includes the window cgcaaatcacacgGCAGCCcgtttaatgaagtcccgccgccgcctgcacgctggctgctcattggtcattcgccgaggattcagaagtgagtgacagaacgcttcagcggttccgtttccgctcccggCCGACTCGCTCGGCTCACGGCGAAcaagctaaaagaacgaatcatttcataaactgattgaGTTCAgctcgttcactaaaaagagtcgttcttctgaacgaaacaacactagttGCTGTATGGATTCCCAGACAGAAAGCCAGCCACCCCGATATCCCCAGTAGTTTTTTTCACGGCGGAAAATGTTGATCAGCCCCCGGTCGATGATTGGCTTTGGCCACGCCGCCAGAATCCCCACAGGCGCTGTCGTCAGTCTTTGTCGACTGTGGGCGTGTGAGGCCCTTGAGAATCTTGTGATTAAGTGCTGTCCAAATAAACGTGACTCGCTGCACTTGGGTCTTCCGCGCGATCTGGTCCTTGTGCAGAGAGCGCCATGAACTGCTGTTTCCTTAGGTGCTTTGGTCATTACGTGGGTATTTCCAACTTGTGTCGGTGCGGCGTCTGAGGCGCCTCCGTGGCTTGGGGACGTCAAATCGGACGCCATATTGCTGCAGACGGTCATGAACGTGAGTTATGTATGCATGGCGGGGTTTACGTGAAGGTTTGAGAGCGTCCTCTCAGCAAGTAGATTAGGACGAACGGTGTCACAAGCAGAGCTAACATCTTCAAACAGTATTCGGGCTTAAGCGTTATCGGACGGGGTCACATTTAGCAGCGGCGGCCTGCGAGCATCTCGACGCAAACTGCAAGGGATGAAGGAAGCACACACTCCACAGGTTTCATTACACTCTCAAACGCGATCATtaacgtaaaaaaataaacagttaaacTTTGGTTTTTGTCATtcgttgccttttttttttttactttaaatatatattgaacCTTTAATGATCCaagtaaggcaattgagaacatttgcaatgccaacctgggtgccacagcagagtaaaacaaagcagaataaaagcacatactgtacaaatacaTAAACTGCACAATGTGATGTAGACTAAACTATGCaaaataattattcatattGTTCTGTGTTACATTTAATGCAGTATTTAATACCAAAATTACTTAATTACACTGGCTCATAAGTACTACGCAATGATATTTTGGATTTCATTTCATCAAATGCATTTGGccacatcaaaaaaaaaaaaaaacatcttgatgGTTCCCCACTGTTTTTGCATTCCACGTAATACAAAAGCAACATTAACAACACGACATATTTACAGCTTTAATCACTGTAATAAATGTGCTGCCAGCGGGCACGTGGTGAAGGGCTGGAGAAGGAAGCAAGCCCACTCACGATGGGAGTTGTGAAGACTGTGTGGATCatatttacctttttttcccccacttgataaaaaataaaagcacaataGAAATGAGCTGTGATGGGAATAACTCAGATGATTGAGGCAGCCATTCTTCCAGTTGTTCCAACTTAAAGGTCTTTTTGTGTTAAGACATAGTATCCTCCACGGGCCACACCATCCCATCAAAAGTCCTTGAAGATTGGGACATTAACACCGAATATTCATTCAAACgtgttttctttatttaccTCATTAAACAGATGAACAAATATTAGCAACACATAATTTAGGTGTACATTTCACTTTTTGGCCACATTTGGGTCAGGGGCCCCCAAATGTAATCTTGGAAGTTCCACAAATACTGCAATCATCTAAGCAAAGCTGTCAATCACATGACTGACAGTCAATTTGTGTCAATGTTTTGGTCTTTCCAAGCAGTCCAGTGTAACTTAACATATTTTGGAAGTTCTGATTCTCTAAATGTTTCGTGCAAGCTTGGGTTAACAGTGAAGACAAGTTGACACATTCAAATGCAGTGAAAGTACTTTCATTGCTAAGGACACAAAGTAGCTAGTCCATGAACACAGATGTCAACATGTTTTATTAGGGTTAGACGAGCACtggtcacccccccccccccccacacacacccttgCAAAAAGTCATCCAGGTAGGTAAATTAAAAGCATTTGTtgattttacaataaaatatttctaggagcaaaaattttacttaattgtatCAGAAAGTCATGCAGGATGAAAAGTTTGAGCCTCAATTGGCAATGATAGCATTCAATtcaattgcaaaaataaatgtttcgtAAAAATATTTCTGTTAAAATAAGTCAGCCTGTAAGAGTAAATAGTTGTTGACTGAGTGATCGATAGATGCATTCAATTAACTTCCTGTTTGCGATCAAACCATGTCACAGGATTTTAAGTGAAGATCCTCCTCTTCATCAAacctggaataaaaaaaaaaataataataataagagctGGTGAGCTTCGCATGATCACTAACAAGTCACAGAGCTATCTTTGCATGATTGCACGCAAGGTGCGAGGCATTAtgaggattcccacatagtttccggGCAGGACATGcgctgctccaatattactggctacaggacacgcgccgctgcactatgattggctgctttaTCCCGGTAGACCaggccctactgcttccagacgggaaaagaaatgtgtgacttaagtgtggcggCGTTAATATGTTTCACACTAACCATaacctaccctaaccctaacccaccttagcaccaaccctaaccctaacaaacttctttgtttttattttgtacaaatgtgatacatgtttgggGCGCTCATCTCGTTAAATCTGCGTAGCCTGCCTCTCCCGCGAcccaggagccaatcatgttgcagtggggcgtgtcctgcctggaaactatgcGGGAATCCTTATAACACACCCGGGAGAcgatagcatagcatagcattttgttgttgctgccgCACACACCTTCTTTCCCAGTCTCGTGCGCCAAATACTTCAGTCCACGTGCGCTTTAACGAACCACAGCCCCTGCTAATTACTTCGTGTTTGGTTGACACCGGAGCCCAACGACGGCGGCACTATCAACCGCCAGTTGAACTCGGTCTGTGACAGAGCTCTAACTCATTATACTCCTGTATCAAATCGAAGAAAAAATATCTCCGTGAGGAAAAGGAAAATGTCAAGGAATGCAGTGGTTCCGTACTAGTATTTGTCTGCTATTTGTCGTGTGCCTTTAATGAGCGACGTCTGGATCGGAAGTAGTTTATTTTCGGCCATTTTTTGTTGCGTGATttgaattaagaaaaataactctgcattgtatataaaaataacaaagagAATGTCAAGAAAAACTGGTCTTTGTTAAGATTAATTAATGTACGCACTCTAGTATTTGTATGGCATgagtgcctttaaggggcgtggcctactGAGTAATGTCAGGAGCTCGTTGGCCAGTTAGTCTGCGTGAGCGTCTGGGCGTGAATTGTGGCCTAGAGCAGCTCGTTGCGACTATTCTCATTTTGTCCCTTTCAACAATCGGTGACTgcggctcttttttttttttcacttcacttgagcGGCGGTGGCGTATCTGAAGTTCGTaatacaaagggaaaaaaaaaaaacccactcaaaatgaaaatggaaatcTCCGCTTGAACGTTACGTGCTCTTAAGTGAAAGTCTGGCTGAACGTGGCTGATGAGCGATCTAACGGGAAGGGCCAGACGGATGAGGAGAGATGCCGTCTTACACTAAGTCGCAGTTCTCAAGCGGTAGGTTGACGATCCGAAAGGCgctcgtgtgtgcgtgtgcggcgCGTAAAGCGTGCGACCTAAGAAACAAAAGCTACTCACGTCATCTCCCGCGTGTTCTGGGTGATCGCAAGCAAGTCGCAATCTTTGAGAATATTATTGCATTTTATATGGATGGGTCAGGtccatatcatttgatcaataccCCACTGAATTTAACTTTGAAAATCGATTACATTTTTTGAAGGAAAAACGTaatgaaaaaatgtctttactgttaggtgtgccaaatgaagtttcatgaagATGCTAATGACAGTTTTGGATATATGGAATTTTTCTCCCATTGCTTAACCCAAATGCATCTTAAGTGTCCCGAGAGTTCCTTTTTTGGCcttattatgttgttgcaatacaccagatcGATTTGTGAGCtaaagtgccaggatgagggagccattttgcattttcacaataaagaaaagaaatcaaatgctaaatgctgttatttctgagatatgaatgcaTGTGTATGAATGAGTGAAACTGTGGGAACTATGTCTTGACTGTTACTCTGGCTGTATAAAGAATGTGATGGGTAGTTAGGATTATTTATGCACTTTtaaggtcctacctggaggaaacaAGTTATTTCGTAACCGTTGGATGTTTTCAATCcgatcgaatggcaatgacatatggggtctctcaagggtcagttcttggacctctTTTTTCAGCCTGAATATGCttcccttgggtcaaattcttcaccACTTTGATTTGCCTagcatagctatgcagatgacacacagttatatctagcggTGTCTCCAGATGGCTACacttcaattgaggtgttgtgtcactgtccaaAACAAATAAGTGGAGGAACcaaatgttccttttttcttcataaatTAAGAGTTTAGTTCAAAACtttgtttgatgatgatttttCCCGCAATCTTGTTGAGACTGCATCTACATTGGACTGCCATAAAATTAGCATATATATCTTTTTATTGTCGTCCAAGATGGCGGCATTGGCTGGCCAAAATTCTTTGGCTACAAtgtcaaaaatagaaaaaaacatccacagcAAATCAGCATATGATCACCAGCACTTACTTATGATTTATTTACTACCCGGTAATTGTTAGCAACAACTCAGGAGTGTCAACTCGCCTCGGAGTGCTTAGCTGGAAAAACGCAGAGTCCCTTAGCAGCACAACCCGACAAGAGGAGCATGCGGAGGCGCTGACCAGAGGAGGAAACGCGGCTGTTGGGGCGCTCTAGGGATCGAACCATTGCCTTTGCTGTGAAGGcctccaatttgaaatgtggctaaaaaaataagactaagtgtggctgtttcagcatggaaGACATTTAACAATATCAAAACCAAggcggcataaaaaaaataattgaaaaattagAACATGAAAGTGTCCtgaccgttattgatcaaattatatgaaaatgagccaTAAATGGTCATCTTCCAACGGTTGCTGCTCACCTGAATTGGACGAGGCTTGTGGAGCCATTTCTCTTGGTCGCCGCCCACTTTCATGCCGAAGAAGGATTCACAGACAGAGGGCAAGGTCCCACGTTCCTGTGGCGAGTCAGCACATGCGTGGCGTCACGTCAGCACGCGCCTGGCGTCACGTCACACCGTTCGTTCGATTCGTCTTTGCTACCTGACACCTGTTCTTTAACAGCAACTTGTCGTCCTGCTGAGCTGCTGCCGCCCACTTCTCCGGAAGCATCCAAGATTCTGCATTTAAAGGCTTCTGGAAGAAGGAGGTGGAGGTGCTGGAGGAAGGTTTGGAAGGGTGAAGCCACGCCTCCAGGATGGCCTGAACCTGCGGAGACCACACCCACATTCTGTCAGCAAGAAGACCGTGTCGTCAGAGAAGCGTGCGAGTACCGGCCCTCGCTATTGATGGGGGTTAGAGACCGAGACCTGTCGCCAATACTGAACATTTGCGCGTAATTAAGCAACGGCGGCTGGATGGCCAAGGTGGTAAACTTCTCAAGACGATGCAAAAAAAGGTCCGGATCGCTATTGGCACAAGTTAACAGCTGATCAGCTacgcaacatacagtaatgtacaGGAAGTGGCCAATTAAAGGTAAGTCCTTTGGATATAtggtttaaaatataaataatatctCCAAGTCAAAAAAGTCCTAgaatggctaataggaaagcagTCATTGGCCACTGTAAGGGTTGCAATCAGCCTTGCTTTCCACAACTTTAAAAAAGGTTCAATTCTATATACACTGCTTTTACCACTGTTAAGTTCTTAGCGATGGCTATATTGGAATAAAATGATCtttgagaatgtttttttttttttttttttaaatccgcaGATTTTCAGGCCCATTTTACAGCGAATAATTTCACACAGAAATGTCCACAAATCGGAGGCTTGGCTGTTGCTATCGGTCTTATcgttactagactttacaccgatctgatcggcgttatcggtatcggccgataattagcattttatggtgatcggctttcatgtcaaaaGTCATTTAACTGCGTCTTCGTCGCGcattaatccaaaagctagtttatttttgttgtttcgcagtacgtcgtggggaacgtcatcgaaatgcttcaacacaacaaatttgatggaGCACGGCGCGTTCAAGCGACGCAgcgtggggcgggggggaagaaaagggtcaaacggactcaaactctggacaacacctgtccatatagctgggacagtgagaaagttaaagTAAGCATGTCATAAACAGTAAAGTAATttcattgcaataaagtaattgaattacaggaAGTTAGAACCCAATATTTCTgtctgttgtaatgttgatttgaccgaaacttatgtcagtggccaatccttgaatgcccccatTAGTCATTGGTGTtgtaacttttgtctaaaacgctaagagaataatttgagctgggatgggatccagcacgcccgcaacccttgtaaagaaaatggatggacggatggatacagtacacaagtatatacaataaatgaacaagtcatggaaatagacacattgctccatcttgtgatgggatcggtgatcggttagcgttttttttttttaaacttgctgatcggtgatcggccccagatatcctgatcgtgtaaacccTAATCGTTACCTTCTGTTCTTGCTGTCTGTGTTGCAAAGTAGGTGGGAAATCCTTGGCAGCTGGCAGGACATAGTTAGCGGCCACAGGCGGGGCTTCAGCGGAAACAGGGACGCAGAGGGGTACGCCGTTCTTGTCTCGTGCGCTGCGCTGCAGCAGCCAGGCGTTCAGAGCTTCTTTGCCGCAGTTTTCGTCGCAGACGCACTCAGAGTAGCTGGAGCACGGCTCGTTGGCTCGGCACGTTTGCGGCAGCGGCGCTGCCCGCTGAAGCCACGCCTGAAGGCCGGGGACGGCAGCGGGCGCAGCGGCAGCGGgtccggcggcggcggcagcagaCGGCAGGGTCTTGAGGCACTTGAGCCGGCCCAGGTTCTCGATCTCCAGCGCTCGGACACCTTGGTGGCAGCAGGAGGAGCAGCCGGAGCCCACGAGCCAGTCGTCCCAGGACCGGCGCTCAGAAAACGGCTTCAAGAGCAAACGCAAACGCTCGCCGCCCGACTCGGCGGTGGTGGCGGGCGGGTcctgcagccatttgctcaggTCGTCGTCCCGGAGGGCATCACGCGAGTCGGACTCGTCGATCTTCtcgatggaggaggaggaggcagatgAGGCGCCGCAGTCGCTGCGCTTCTGATCGTCGGCCTTCTGGTCCCGGAGTAGCCACATCTCCAGGTCTCGTAGCTGGCCCCAGGCCTTGAGAAAATCCACCGATCCCGGGGCGAGACAGGAAGCCTGGACATCGGTGGGACAGTCAGTGACTGCCGCTCACCAAACAGCAGAAAACATCACAGCTTGCCCTACTTTGTCTTTGTCGGCTTCAAATCCGAGTCCAGAACGACATTCCAGCAGCCAGTCGCCCAGAACCCCGCCCTGGACTTTCTGCACACAGGAGCATAAACAAACATCTCAACGTCTCTGCTAGCGCGTCAGTAGGCGGATAGCGACATTCTGCCTCTGGAGGTACACAACGAGTGCTGGGACACACTTCTTCGAGTTCTTTCAAATGACCACCAACTCAGTTGTGAACACAGTAAAGCAGCTCATCAACTGGTGGGAGCAGACGCTACTTTTGCGCTGCTGTCTTTGCTTATCGCTCAACTCCACACAGCAACCCTTCTCCCACTTTCATTCTTGGGAGCAAAAAGAGAAGAGTGATGCCACATACGCTTCGTTGCCATGCCTTTTGCTTCTTTGGAATTTTGACTGTGTGACCACAAAGCGAACCTGGGCGGGCAGGTGGTGGGGGGCATTGAACAGGGTTTACAAACAATCAACTGATCGGGACTAGTGAAAGCCAATAACAGGCGTGAAAGCAGACTCGGTTAATCACTTGATCAATCAAGAGCGCGCGTACCTGGGCGGTGATGCTGCCGAACGAGGTGATGGCGTCCCTCAGGGAGCGCAAGTCGGCAGTAAATATCATCTCGGGCGTTTCCTCAGGCATAAGACTCAGAGACGACAACCTGGGGAgagacagacacacgcacacacatgaatGGTGACGCACCAGCGCCTCTGGTTGCAGGCGATCTGCTCACTTATGAGGCGCACGCATCTCCTGGTGACACATGTTGCGGATTCAACAAATAGCCTTTGACTTAGCGGCCTTCGGTGAAggtaaacaacagcagcagcttgTTGGTTACCTACCCGCCAGCGCTACAACGACCGCCAGggaaagacaaacaaatacgAAGAGGAGCGCGCACGGCTCGCGCTTTATTTTGTAGAGAGACACGTTTTCACGCTTCGATTGCGTCCCTTGGGCTGACGTCGGCGTGTTTACATCGAGCTCATTCTATTTCCACGAGAAACACAAAGTCTCGTGTGAGAAGTCATCGAGTCCCGCAGCGTCAATCGATAACGTTCTTACTTGTCCATGCAGCCGGTCAGCTGGTTGATGAGGTCGCTGCTGCTGTTGGCACGCCGCAGCTGCTGAGAGATGGCGTCTAACTGCCCGTGCATCTGAAACACATCaacacgcaggcacacacacacacacacacacacacacacacacgagtcaaGACTACATTGGAAGTTGCCAGTCACATTCTGTGAAATCTGCAGCATCTTCCTCATGGAACAATCTTCAGCAGCAGCTGCAACTGAAGGGGTCCGGTCTCATTGAACCTTTCAAAGCCGAAACATCAGGCAGTCCATGTTTCACTGAATTTGGTTTACAAGAGTTTGGATGATGCTGAGGAAAACTGCTGATTGCTGGGTTATGAGATCGTTTTTAGC containing:
- the ncoa4 gene encoding nuclear receptor coactivator 4 isoform X1 produces the protein MPTAGSKLKQCLLAQDQLEQAINAVLKTEQQLRDNAREVRWQLQSSVSRQQEALRCREVHLLGQIELLEHVKAETLQQQLHQLHRMHGQLDAISQQLRRANSSSDLINQLTGCMDKLSSLSLMPEETPEMIFTADLRSLRDAITSFGSITAQKVQGGVLGDWLLECRSGLGFEADKDKASCLAPGSVDFLKAWGQLRDLEMWLLRDQKADDQKRSDCGASSASSSSIEKIDESDSRDALRDDDLSKWLQDPPATTAESGGERLRLLLKPFSERRSWDDWLVGSGCSSCCHQGVRALEIENLGRLKCLKTLPSAAAAAGPAAAAPAAVPGLQAWLQRAAPLPQTCRANEPCSSYSECVCDENCGKEALNAWLLQRSARDKNGVPLCVPVSAEAPPVAANYVLPAAKDFPPTLQHRQQEQKVQAILEAWLHPSKPSSSTSTSFFQKPLNAESWMLPEKWAAAAQQDDKLLLKNRCQERGTLPSVCESFFGMKVGGDQEKWLHKPRPIQPHFKLEAFTAKAMVRSLERPNSRVSSSGQRLRMLLLSGCAAKGLCVFPAKHSEAS
- the ncoa4 gene encoding nuclear receptor coactivator 4 isoform X2, coding for MPTAGSKLKQCLLAQDQLEQAINAVLKTEQQLRDNAREVRWQLQSSVSRQQEALRCREVHLLGQIELLEHVKAETLQQQLHQLHRMHGQLDAISQQLRRANSSSDLINQLTGCMDKLSSLSLMPEETPEMIFTADLRSLRDAITSFGSITAQKVQGGVLGDWLLECRSGLGFEADKDKASCLAPGSVDFLKAWGQLRDLEMWLLRDQKADDQKRSDCGASSASSSSIEKIDESDSRDALRDDDLSKWLQDPPATTAESGGERLRLLLKPFSERRSWDDWLVGSGCSSCCHQGVRALEIENLGRLKCLKTLPSAAAAAGPAAAAPAAVPGLQAWLQRAAPLPQTCRANEPCSSYSECVCDENCGKEALNAWLLQRSARDKNGVPLCVPVSAEAPPVAANYVLPAAKDFPPTLQHRQQEQKVQAILEAWLHPSKPSSSTSTSFFQKPLNAESWMLPEKWAAAAQQDDKLLLKNRCQERGTLPSVCESFFGMKVGGDQEKWLHKPRPIQV